The Desulfurobacterium atlanticum nucleotide sequence TTGAAAGAGGGAAACCTATAGAGATAGAAGGGATAACAGGAGCATTGATAAGGAAGGCAAAGAGAAAAGGAATGAAAATTCCTTATAATGAATGTGTTTATGGGACTGTGAAGTTTTTTGATTTACAGAGAAAAATCTAAATACTGTTATGATAGAATTTCTGAAATTTTAAAGAGGGTATAGGTTTGGCAAAGGATAGAGTGCAGATAATAGTTATAGAGGATGAGTTAGGGGAGTATAAAACTTATACCATTTCTCCGAAAAAAATTAAAAGAGTCATTTTTCTGTTTTTCTGCTTTTTCCTTTTTGTAGGTTATGTTGCAATTACTTCAACTTTAAAGCTTAAAAATGTTGCCAGAGAGAATATGAAACTTAAAGAGCATCTTGCCGCTGTTTCTTCTCAAAATGAGAAGTTAGAAGAAGAGGTGGTGAAGTTAACAGAGGAAAGAGATAAAGTTGTTAAGGCACTTTCACAGCGGGTTAAGATGATAGATACGATTATGAAAACTGCCGGAATTAAGAAAAGTTTAAAATCCGGTAACGGTGGAGAAGGGGGAGTTTATATTCCGATTGAAAAGATGGATGTGGAGCAGTTTTATCAGTCCCTTGATACTGTTGATGAGATGATAGATACTTTGAGAATATATCCCTTTGGAGTCCCAGCTTACGGAAAAATATCGTCAA carries:
- a CDS encoding M23 family metallopeptidase yields the protein MAKDRVQIIVIEDELGEYKTYTISPKKIKRVIFLFFCFFLFVGYVAITSTLKLKNVARENMKLKEHLAAVSSQNEKLEEEVVKLTEERDKVVKALSQRVKMIDTIMKTAGIKKSLKSGNGGEGGVYIPIEKMDVEQFYQSLDTVDEMIDTLRIYPFGVPAYGKISSKFGMRVDPFTHLLAFHPGVDISNKPGTPVRVTADGKVVQVGRWAGWGKIVVVRHPSGYKTVYAHLRKIYVKKGQKVKLGQVIGEMGNTGRSTGPHLHYGVMKDNRWINPMKFLEVAGNVWKRR